One window of Microcoleus sp. FACHB-831 genomic DNA carries:
- a CDS encoding BolA family protein, with protein sequence MVSPAQVETMIKAALPDAHVQVQDLTGGGDHYQLVVVSSQFEGKSLVQQHQLVYKAVGQAMATEAIHALTFKTYTPQTWEAARQVV encoded by the coding sequence ATGGTTAGCCCAGCTCAGGTAGAGACAATGATTAAGGCAGCATTGCCAGATGCTCACGTGCAGGTTCAAGATTTAACTGGCGGCGGCGACCATTATCAATTAGTAGTCGTATCATCCCAGTTTGAAGGCAAGAGCCTCGTGCAGCAACACCAGCTAGTCTATAAGGCGGTTGGGCAAGCAATGGCTACAGAAGCTATTCACGCGCTAACTTTCAAAACCTACACTCCTCAAACTTGGGAGGCTGCTCGTCAGGTTGTTTAA
- the grxD gene encoding Grx4 family monothiol glutaredoxin codes for MTPEVKEQIDKLLKEDKIVVFMKGNKLMPQCGFSNNVVQILNTLGVPYKTVDILENSEIRQGIKEYSSWPTIPQVYINGEFIGGSDIMIELYQKGELHQLVEVALAS; via the coding sequence ATGACACCAGAAGTTAAAGAGCAGATTGACAAGTTGCTAAAAGAAGACAAAATTGTAGTCTTTATGAAGGGCAACAAGCTGATGCCCCAGTGTGGTTTCTCAAATAATGTAGTACAAATTTTGAATACACTGGGCGTCCCTTACAAAACTGTTGATATTTTGGAAAACTCCGAAATTCGCCAGGGCATTAAGGAATATTCCAGCTGGCCGACAATTCCCCAAGTTTACATTAATGGCGAGTTTATCGGTGGCTCAGATATTATGATCGAGCTTTACCAGAAGGGAGAGTTGCATCAGCTGGTAGAAGTGGCGTTGGCTTCTTAA
- a CDS encoding DUF6761 family protein has product MLQDTLTIRYYQKLTDALVEQWNRGYRFDDLRLYVDGYLAAMRHSSALEPYLIHRLEEEVTRYLYDPSNFEMTQPERESGYY; this is encoded by the coding sequence ATGCTACAAGATACTCTAACCATCCGCTACTACCAAAAACTTACCGACGCCCTCGTCGAACAATGGAACCGGGGTTATCGCTTCGATGACCTGCGCCTGTATGTAGATGGCTATTTAGCTGCCATGCGACACAGTAGCGCCCTCGAACCCTATCTCATTCACCGCTTAGAGGAAGAAGTCACGCGCTACCTCTACGACCCATCCAACTTTGAAATGACCCAGCCAGAACGAGAATCAGGCTACTACTAA
- a CDS encoding response regulator: protein MSSVCIQIIEGNPHLRSLLGWHLQQTGYWVCQSAGLTHAREMFYSRQPTLVILDSDLPDGDGVEFCRWLQQQRHSLILMLSARNTESDIVTGLKAGADDYLTKPFGMQEFLARVEALIRRIRVTSAPASLDYGDLKIDLVQRRVRFKEEFIDLTPQEFSLLYVLAQAGGIPLSRSELLRRAWPDAIDNPRTIDTHVLSLRKKVENDPRQPSLIQTVRNVGYRFNPEIINTAVTSQRSAVG, encoded by the coding sequence GTGTCCTCGGTTTGTATTCAAATCATCGAGGGAAATCCTCACCTGCGATCGCTACTGGGCTGGCACTTACAGCAAACAGGCTACTGGGTGTGTCAATCCGCTGGCCTGACTCACGCTAGGGAGATGTTTTACAGTCGCCAACCCACGCTCGTCATCCTTGACTCCGACCTGCCCGATGGCGATGGCGTAGAGTTCTGCCGCTGGCTCCAACAACAGCGACATTCGCTTATATTGATGCTTTCTGCCCGCAACACAGAAAGCGATATTGTCACAGGTCTGAAAGCCGGAGCCGACGATTATCTGACTAAGCCCTTTGGGATGCAAGAATTTCTGGCACGGGTAGAAGCTCTAATTCGCCGCATCCGCGTCACTTCAGCACCAGCTTCGCTGGACTATGGCGACCTCAAAATTGACTTAGTGCAGCGTCGCGTCCGCTTTAAAGAAGAGTTCATTGACTTGACTCCCCAAGAATTCAGCCTGCTTTACGTCCTCGCTCAAGCTGGGGGAATACCGCTGAGTCGTTCCGAACTGCTGCGCCGCGCATGGCCAGACGCTATTGATAACCCGCGTACTATAGATACCCACGTCTTGTCACTGCGTAAGAAAGTTGAAAATGACCCGCGACAACCCAGCTTAATTCAAACTGTCCGTAACGTGGGGTATCGGTTCAACCCAGAAATTATCAATACAGCAGTCACTTCTCAACGGTCGGCGGTCGGCTGA
- the psb34 gene encoding photosystem II assembly protein Psb34, which produces MKTIDERGILNNYANEPVVYVATYPTADEQRRYALESVAAIVLVSLVLLTAFGIN; this is translated from the coding sequence ATGAAGACAATCGACGAAAGAGGCATACTGAACAACTATGCAAATGAGCCTGTAGTCTACGTTGCAACGTACCCAACAGCAGACGAGCAGCGTCGCTATGCCTTGGAAAGCGTAGCAGCCATCGTATTAGTCAGCTTGGTGTTGTTGACAGCATTTGGGATCAACTAA
- a CDS encoding ATP-binding cassette domain-containing protein, which translates to MNDKDTKLLRLEQVSLAAPVGSQYLLKDISFEVNGGAPSTEMLASRITIIGPSGAGKSSLLRLLNRLSEPTSGTIYLENQDYRQIPVIELRRQVMLLPQEPKLLGMTVGETLAYPLVLQGVAKSVIQQRLITWMEQLRIPEDWLNRTELQLSLGQRQIVALGRALVAQPKILLLDEPTSALDAGRASHVVQVLTQLSQQGNTTILMVNHQLDLAQQFSTRVLYLQDGSLISDTPSEQMNWPKLRETLIQAEAKAAEEWS; encoded by the coding sequence TTGAACGACAAAGACACAAAGTTGTTACGCCTTGAACAAGTTAGTCTAGCCGCGCCAGTAGGCTCCCAATACCTGCTGAAAGATATTTCTTTTGAGGTGAATGGGGGCGCTCCTTCTACGGAGATGCTAGCATCGCGCATTACTATTATCGGCCCATCTGGCGCTGGGAAAAGTTCGCTATTGCGGCTGTTGAACCGACTCAGCGAACCCACCAGCGGGACAATTTATCTAGAAAATCAAGATTATCGTCAAATCCCAGTTATCGAGTTGCGGCGACAGGTGATGTTGCTTCCTCAAGAACCGAAGCTGTTAGGGATGACTGTTGGGGAGACTTTAGCTTATCCGCTAGTTTTGCAGGGTGTCGCCAAATCCGTAATTCAGCAACGGCTGATAACCTGGATGGAGCAACTGCGTATACCAGAAGACTGGCTAAATCGGACGGAGTTGCAGCTATCACTAGGACAGCGGCAAATAGTGGCTCTAGGTCGTGCCTTAGTAGCGCAACCCAAAATCTTATTATTAGATGAGCCGACATCTGCCCTTGATGCTGGTCGCGCCTCTCACGTCGTGCAAGTTTTAACTCAACTTTCCCAGCAAGGAAACACTACGATTTTGATGGTAAATCACCAGCTAGATCTAGCTCAACAGTTTTCTACCCGCGTGCTTTATTTGCAAGATGGCAGTTTAATTAGCGACACTCCCTCTGAGCAGATGAATTGGCCTAAGTTACGCGAAACTTTAATTCAGGCTGAAGCTAAAGCGGCTGAGGAATGGAGTTAA
- a CDS encoding DNA cytosine methyltransferase, with protein MESKPPYFSPSGGEQKPALNQKKAKLGRYERIQRELEINNSDRYKIFIDIEPPTPPASSYNFVDLFCGAGGITQGLVQAGFRPIASVEINAIALATHTQNFPQCHHFCGDIENFNSQKFLEKIASPEVHLVVGGPPCQGFSVAGKRDPNDPRNRLFREFVRVVSEIRPWYVVMENVPGILTMQQGAVYRAICEEFESIGYPHISVAILESAAYGVPQIRPRAIFIANRFGMPNPYPKAQLFPHQYKPIELAISDLPPYTSIPEINHEWTKHSPEFIERIAKVPPGGSLYESYVDAFKRQYPGKPSMTVKENHGGTHIHPYLNRVISAREMARLQTFPDTFIFAGSMKKAMWQIGNAVPPRLAECIGYALIPYLNAIAPALL; from the coding sequence ATGGAATCAAAGCCACCCTATTTTTCCCCCAGTGGGGGAGAACAAAAACCTGCTTTAAATCAGAAGAAAGCAAAGTTAGGGCGTTACGAACGCATCCAACGCGAACTAGAAATAAATAACAGCGATCGCTACAAAATATTCATTGATATTGAACCGCCAACCCCGCCAGCATCTAGCTATAATTTTGTAGATCTTTTCTGCGGTGCGGGAGGAATCACGCAAGGTTTAGTTCAAGCAGGATTTCGACCAATAGCAAGTGTTGAAATAAACGCGATCGCGCTGGCAACTCATACACAAAACTTCCCCCAATGTCATCATTTTTGCGGAGATATTGAAAACTTTAATTCGCAAAAATTCCTTGAAAAAATTGCTTCTCCCGAAGTCCATCTTGTTGTAGGCGGGCCACCGTGTCAAGGCTTCTCGGTTGCAGGAAAACGCGATCCTAATGACCCTCGCAATCGTCTATTTCGAGAATTTGTGCGCGTCGTTTCCGAGATACGTCCTTGGTACGTTGTTATGGAAAACGTGCCGGGAATTCTCACAATGCAGCAAGGTGCTGTATACCGCGCAATTTGCGAGGAGTTTGAATCTATAGGCTATCCCCATATCTCCGTTGCAATTCTTGAATCTGCTGCTTATGGCGTTCCGCAAATTCGCCCGCGAGCTATTTTTATTGCCAACCGATTTGGGATGCCTAACCCATATCCAAAAGCTCAATTATTTCCTCACCAATATAAACCTATTGAGTTAGCTATTTCCGATTTACCACCATATACTTCCATACCAGAAATAAACCACGAGTGGACTAAGCATTCACCTGAGTTTATAGAACGCATTGCCAAAGTTCCCCCAGGCGGTTCTTTATATGAAAGTTATGTTGATGCTTTCAAGCGTCAATATCCTGGTAAACCAAGCATGACTGTTAAAGAAAATCACGGCGGTACTCATATTCATCCATATCTTAACCGCGTCATTTCTGCTCGTGAAATGGCTAGATTGCAAACATTTCCCGACACTTTTATTTTTGCAGGCTCGATGAAGAAAGCAATGTGGCAAATCGGGAATGCAGTTCCGCCAAGGTTAGCAGAGTGCATAGGTTATGCACTTATTCCTTATTTGAATGCGATCGCGCCAGCACTGCTTTAG
- a CDS encoding type II toxin-antitoxin system PemK/MazF family toxin, with product MSYKRGDVILVRYPSSDLRTYKKRPALIVQSDDISTGVPQRIVALITSNLSRTGATRVPIQKDSDVGQQMGLLKDSVVVADNLATVVDREVDRKIGACPVMDRVDAALRRALGL from the coding sequence ATGAGCTATAAGCGCGGTGATGTCATTCTTGTCCGCTATCCTAGCTCGGACTTGCGGACATATAAGAAGCGTCCAGCGTTGATAGTTCAATCGGATGATATTAGTACAGGAGTCCCCCAACGAATTGTCGCACTCATCACCTCTAACCTGAGCAGAACGGGAGCAACGCGAGTTCCGATTCAGAAAGATAGTGATGTTGGTCAACAGATGGGATTGTTGAAGGATTCAGTTGTGGTGGCTGATAATCTGGCTACTGTAGTAGATCGGGAAGTGGACAGAAAAATTGGCGCTTGTCCAGTGATGGATAGGGTTGATGCTGCTTTAAGAAGGGCGTTGGGGTTGTGA
- a CDS encoding SDR family oxidoreductase, which translates to MVLVTGATGGLGRRIVRRLREQEIPARAFVRLTSRYGEFEQRGAEIFIGDLRQDKDIQKACQNTQYIISAHGSNGDAQAVDYRANIELIDRAKEAGVEHFVFISVLGADRGYEDAPTFKAKREVEKYLIASGLNYTILRPSGFASNLLPLAENFRQTGIYLLIGDPKSRTSIVSTDDLARIAVDSLTVEGARNKILPVGGSDILQREDIPRIFSRIFNRDPVVINPPMFVFDGVRSTVGLLNPKVYKGLGTLRTLLDNEFFCMPEDIANLESIFTMKMESLESFLRRYLAN; encoded by the coding sequence ATGGTTTTAGTAACTGGAGCAACAGGAGGACTCGGACGCCGGATTGTGCGGCGGCTTCGAGAGCAGGAAATTCCGGCGCGGGCATTTGTTCGCCTCACCTCTCGCTACGGAGAATTTGAACAGCGGGGTGCGGAAATATTTATTGGCGATTTGCGACAAGACAAAGATATTCAGAAAGCTTGTCAAAATACTCAATACATTATTAGCGCTCACGGATCAAATGGTGATGCTCAAGCGGTAGATTATAGAGCAAATATTGAATTAATCGATAGAGCCAAAGAAGCTGGTGTCGAACATTTTGTTTTCATCTCCGTATTGGGTGCTGACAGAGGCTATGAAGATGCACCGACTTTTAAGGCAAAGCGGGAAGTAGAAAAATACTTGATAGCAAGTGGGTTGAATTACACCATTTTGCGCCCTTCTGGTTTTGCCTCAAATCTGTTGCCACTAGCAGAAAATTTTCGTCAAACTGGGATTTATCTGTTAATTGGCGACCCGAAAAGCCGCACTTCTATTGTTAGTACCGACGACTTAGCGCGGATTGCTGTAGATTCGCTAACAGTTGAAGGGGCACGCAATAAAATTTTGCCTGTTGGCGGTTCAGATATTTTACAGCGCGAGGATATTCCCCGGATTTTTAGCCGGATTTTTAACAGAGATCCAGTTGTCATTAACCCGCCGATGTTTGTGTTTGATGGGGTGCGGAGTACAGTGGGGTTATTAAATCCCAAGGTTTATAAAGGTTTGGGTACTCTGCGGACGTTGCTGGACAATGAATTTTTCTGTATGCCGGAGGATATTGCGAATCTGGAGTCTATTTTCACCATGAAAATGGAATCTTTGGAAAGTTTCTTGCGGCGTTATTTAGCAAATTGA
- the xth gene encoding exodeoxyribonuclease III: protein MKIATWNVNSVRTRLEHIVQWLGDNPIDVLCLQETKVVDKDFPRSPLEEIGYHLYVSGQKSYNGVAILSKTPLEDVTQGFSPILGTSDLDEQKRVLTGVVDGIRIVNLYVPNGSAVGSDKYDYKLGWLKVLREYLQALLPAPMVVCGDFNIAPEDRDIYEPTAFKNRIMASDLERQALNSILELGLADAFRKFTLEAGHYSWWDYRAAAFRRNWGWRIDHHYLTPDIYERAISCTIDKAPRKLPQPSDHTPVIVEF, encoded by the coding sequence ATGAAAATCGCTACTTGGAATGTAAACTCAGTACGCACCCGATTAGAGCATATAGTGCAGTGGTTGGGGGATAACCCTATAGATGTCCTGTGTCTGCAAGAGACGAAAGTGGTGGACAAAGATTTCCCGCGATCGCCCCTTGAAGAAATAGGCTATCACCTCTACGTTTCTGGACAGAAATCTTACAACGGCGTCGCCATCCTCAGCAAGACACCCTTAGAGGATGTCACTCAAGGATTTTCTCCTATTCTCGGTACATCAGATTTAGACGAACAGAAGCGGGTACTAACTGGCGTTGTTGATGGTATCCGTATTGTTAACCTGTACGTGCCTAATGGTTCAGCGGTAGGTAGCGACAAATATGATTACAAGCTGGGCTGGCTGAAAGTGCTGCGCGAATATCTGCAAGCCCTCCTCCCCGCCCCTATGGTAGTCTGCGGCGATTTCAACATTGCCCCAGAAGACAGGGATATCTACGAACCAACAGCCTTTAAAAACCGCATCATGGCTTCCGATTTAGAGCGGCAAGCCTTAAACTCGATTTTAGAATTGGGTTTGGCAGATGCGTTTCGCAAGTTTACCCTAGAAGCAGGACACTACAGTTGGTGGGACTATCGCGCTGCGGCTTTCCGGCGAAACTGGGGTTGGCGGATAGATCATCACTATCTCACCCCCGATATCTACGAACGAGCAATTAGTTGCACAATTGATAAAGCACCGAGAAAGTTACCGCAACCAAGCGATCATACCCCGGTAATTGTAGAGTTTTGA
- a CDS encoding phosphodiester glycosidase family protein, translating into MLNKTKLIFISLFLVTLCSAYFVSQHISNAKNSTPCRPQSLTFTRVNNEGNKDARAGNYVIIFNPKSPELDFKVSLALAHDIYAKNANGVLRKEYVPKRFREIIADNNAKLNGKLPIAAINGDYIDPENKPQGLNISRGVEYSGAFKDKRSSFGISGGKPQQRQATIQVGRRKDNFLNYNLVGGNGRFYRDGKFKDICKDLGEYACKQEVSRSMVAITSKGYVVLLVNNSAPNQQLYPDKFDNVLEGIAGNYCLGNIQEGMLFDGGYSTAIYFKDKIFVENLNPIGSVFLIYKK; encoded by the coding sequence ATGCTAAACAAGACAAAGCTAATTTTTATATCCTTATTTTTGGTAACTTTGTGTAGTGCTTATTTTGTATCTCAGCATATCTCTAACGCTAAAAATTCAACTCCTTGCCGTCCGCAAAGTCTGACTTTTACTAGAGTAAATAACGAAGGTAACAAAGACGCTCGTGCTGGGAACTATGTCATTATATTTAACCCAAAATCCCCTGAATTAGATTTTAAAGTTAGTCTCGCTTTAGCACATGACATTTATGCTAAAAATGCTAACGGCGTCCTTCGTAAAGAATATGTACCTAAAAGATTCCGTGAAATCATAGCTGATAATAATGCCAAATTAAATGGTAAATTACCCATTGCTGCAATTAATGGCGATTACATCGATCCTGAGAATAAACCCCAAGGGCTAAATATTTCTAGGGGTGTAGAGTATTCAGGTGCATTTAAAGATAAGCGGTCTTCCTTCGGAATTTCTGGAGGTAAACCACAACAACGCCAAGCTACTATTCAAGTTGGCAGGAGAAAGGATAATTTTCTCAACTATAACCTTGTAGGAGGTAATGGAAGATTTTATCGGGATGGCAAGTTTAAAGATATTTGTAAAGATTTGGGAGAATATGCCTGCAAGCAGGAAGTTAGCCGTTCTATGGTAGCTATTACTTCTAAAGGATATGTAGTTTTGCTCGTTAACAATTCTGCGCCTAATCAACAACTTTACCCAGATAAATTTGATAATGTCCTTGAAGGGATAGCTGGAAATTACTGTTTAGGCAATATTCAGGAAGGGATGTTATTTGATGGAGGTTATTCTACAGCAATTTATTTTAAAGATAAAATATTTGTTGAGAATTTAAATCCGATTGGATCGGTATTCTTAATTTACAAAAAGTAA
- a CDS encoding acetolactate synthase large subunit: MNTAELLIKCLENEGVEYIFGLPGEENLHVLEALKNSSIKFITVRHEQGAAFMADVYGRLTGKAGVCLSTLGPGATNLMTGVADANLDGAPLVAITGQVGTDRMHIESHQYLDLVAMFGPVTKWSAQIVRPSITPELVRRAFKIAQSEKPGAVHIDLPENIAAMPVTGEPLNKDSRSKTFASFRTLELASEAISSARNPLILVGNGAIRGEASDALTEFATMLNIPVANTFMGKGVMRYTHPLALWATGLQQRDYITCAFEKADLVIAIGYDLIEYSPKKWNPEGKIPIIHIGATPAEIDSSYIPIVEVVGDISDSLIEILKRTDRHGKPEPYALELREDIRADYEQYANDDGFPIKPQKLIYDLRQVMGPEDIVISDVGAHKMWMARQYHCDRPNTCLISNGFAAMGIAIPGAIAAKLVHPNRKVVAVSGDGGFMMNCQELETALRVGTPFVTIIFNDGGYGLIEWKQHNQFGKSSFIQFSNPDFVKFAESMGLKGYRIESTADFIPMLKDALAQDVPAVIDCRVDYRENLRFSQKAGDLNCTI; encoded by the coding sequence ATGAACACAGCTGAACTATTGATAAAGTGTCTAGAAAACGAGGGAGTCGAGTACATTTTTGGACTTCCAGGTGAAGAAAACCTGCACGTACTCGAAGCTCTTAAAAATTCTTCGATTAAATTTATTACCGTTCGTCACGAGCAGGGCGCTGCTTTTATGGCGGATGTTTATGGGCGTCTAACGGGCAAGGCAGGAGTGTGCCTTTCCACGCTTGGCCCTGGTGCTACTAATCTAATGACTGGCGTCGCCGATGCTAATTTAGACGGCGCTCCCTTAGTAGCCATTACCGGGCAAGTGGGAACCGACAGAATGCACATTGAATCCCACCAATATCTCGATTTGGTAGCGATGTTTGGGCCAGTTACTAAATGGAGCGCCCAAATTGTTCGCCCCAGCATTACGCCCGAACTTGTCCGCAGAGCTTTTAAAATCGCTCAAAGTGAAAAGCCTGGTGCGGTTCACATCGATTTGCCAGAAAATATTGCGGCGATGCCAGTAACGGGCGAACCTTTGAATAAAGACTCGCGCTCGAAAACTTTCGCTTCTTTCCGAACTCTTGAACTAGCATCTGAGGCAATTTCTAGCGCAAGAAATCCGCTAATTTTGGTGGGCAATGGCGCAATTCGAGGAGAAGCTAGCGATGCCCTAACTGAATTTGCCACGATGTTGAATATTCCAGTGGCAAATACTTTTATGGGTAAAGGCGTCATGCGCTACACCCATCCTTTAGCGTTGTGGGCGACAGGATTGCAACAGCGAGATTACATAACTTGCGCCTTTGAAAAGGCTGATTTGGTAATTGCGATTGGTTATGATTTGATTGAATATTCGCCTAAAAAGTGGAATCCAGAAGGCAAGATTCCAATCATTCATATTGGCGCTACTCCTGCTGAAATTGATAGTAGCTATATCCCCATAGTGGAAGTTGTAGGCGATATTTCCGATTCCCTAATTGAAATTTTGAAACGAACGGACAGGCACGGCAAACCAGAACCTTACGCCTTAGAATTACGGGAAGATATTCGAGCGGATTACGAACAGTATGCCAATGATGATGGTTTTCCAATTAAGCCTCAGAAGCTAATTTATGACTTGCGACAGGTGATGGGGCCAGAGGATATTGTTATTTCTGATGTGGGCGCTCATAAGATGTGGATGGCGCGTCAATATCACTGCGATCGCCCTAATACCTGTTTGATTTCTAATGGTTTTGCGGCGATGGGGATTGCGATTCCAGGAGCGATCGCGGCTAAATTGGTTCATCCCAACCGCAAAGTTGTAGCTGTATCTGGCGACGGCGGCTTTATGATGAATTGCCAGGAATTAGAAACAGCCCTGCGTGTCGGTACGCCCTTCGTCACCATAATTTTCAATGATGGCGGTTATGGCTTAATTGAGTGGAAGCAGCACAACCAATTTGGCAAGTCATCCTTTATCCAGTTCAGCAATCCCGATTTTGTCAAATTTGCAGAAAGTATGGGATTAAAAGGCTATCGGATTGAATCAACTGCTGACTTCATTCCCATGTTAAAAGACGCTTTAGCACAGGATGTACCAGCCGTGATTGATTGTCGAGTAGACTACCGCGAGAATCTCCGCTTCAGCCAAAAAGCTGGGGATTTGAATTGCACGATTTAA